One Megasphaera elsdenii DSM 20460 genomic window carries:
- a CDS encoding DUF739 family protein → MTYDYSKLYGRMAELGITREELAKQLEISRSTLYSKLTSRTEFTQDEIRRCVEILRLDVRDLSLYFFRTK, encoded by the coding sequence ATGACGTATGATTATTCTAAACTCTACGGCCGCATGGCAGAACTGGGAATTACCCGCGAAGAGCTGGCAAAACAGTTAGAAATAAGCCGCTCTACGCTTTATTCCAAGCTGACTTCGCGGACTGAGTTCACGCAGGATGAAATCCGTAGATGTGTAGAAATTTTACGTCTGGATGTACGCGATTTGTCACTGTATTTTTTTAGGACTAAATAG
- a CDS encoding class I SAM-dependent methyltransferase — protein MTKEEKQKAVTAAGNPAKPTGEAGEQMLARMNESHAPLTAWGLSHFTWRGDEAVLDIGCGGGANLRRMSAHVTTGHLTGIDYSATSVQTSRQTNAAAIAAGKMEIYEGSVEALPFADNTFDKITTVESFYFWPNPQENLKEVRRVLKPGGTFLLIAEIYGHDGLSAEVRENIKRYHLYNPTPETFETIFRDAGFPSVQVHIEKDHRWICIEGQKKQ, from the coding sequence ATGACAAAAGAAGAAAAACAAAAAGCTGTCACGGCTGCCGGCAATCCAGCCAAACCGACAGGCGAAGCGGGCGAACAGATGCTGGCCCGCATGAATGAAAGCCATGCGCCCCTCACAGCCTGGGGCCTCTCGCACTTCACCTGGCGCGGCGATGAAGCCGTCCTCGACATCGGCTGCGGCGGCGGTGCCAATTTGCGCCGCATGAGCGCCCACGTGACGACGGGCCATCTGACGGGCATCGACTATTCTGCCACGTCCGTCCAGACTTCGCGCCAGACTAATGCCGCTGCCATTGCCGCCGGAAAAATGGAAATCTATGAAGGCTCCGTCGAAGCCCTGCCCTTTGCGGACAACACCTTCGATAAAATTACGACCGTCGAAAGTTTCTATTTCTGGCCTAATCCACAAGAAAACCTGAAAGAAGTACGCCGCGTCCTCAAACCAGGTGGCACCTTCCTTCTCATCGCTGAAATCTACGGCCACGACGGCCTCAGTGCTGAAGTCCGGGAAAATATCAAACGCTATCACCTCTATAACCCGACACCGGAAACCTTTGAAACCATTTTCCGCGATGCCGGCTTCCCCTCCGTCCAGGTCCACATCGAAAAAGACCACCGTTGGATCTGCATCGAAGGACAAAAAAAGCAATGA
- a CDS encoding helix-turn-helix domain-containing protein, whose amino-acid sequence MENNIFGKRLKQALEYRQMRAVDLARKTGLTRGIISSYINGRWKAKQTNVMLIARALHVSESWLMGYDVRMEPDTDSLTSTLSSDETQLLSLYRTLDDTNKKAVLDFVRFKNLDNEQK is encoded by the coding sequence ATGGAAAATAATATTTTTGGAAAACGCCTGAAACAAGCCCTTGAATACCGCCAGATGCGCGCTGTGGACCTGGCCCGCAAAACCGGTTTGACCCGCGGTATCATCAGTTCATATATAAATGGACGTTGGAAAGCAAAACAAACTAACGTCATGCTCATCGCCCGTGCCCTACATGTCTCCGAATCGTGGCTCATGGGGTACGATGTGCGCATGGAACCAGATACCGATTCCCTGACCAGCACCCTTTCCTCCGACGAAACTCAGTTGCTATCGCTTTATCGCACGCTGGACGATACGAACAAAAAAGCCGTCCTCGATTTTGTCCGCTTCAAAAATCTTGACAATGAACAGAAATGA
- a CDS encoding class I SAM-dependent methyltransferase has product MATREQEWEELLGIKTSGRDDSHSDGEHHPYEPTDYCVLERLANSGLIRKKNTLIDYGSGKGRVSIFLAYQTGCHSLGIEYDERLWQKAMLNAKSPAARQRVSFVLADAAAYEIPDEADCCFFFNPFALHTLKRVLGKIFDSLERKPRPLRLFFYYPYEDTEHFLNQHLRLIAEEPIDCRDLFDGDDEKEKILVYQVRSFL; this is encoded by the coding sequence ATGGCGACACGTGAACAGGAATGGGAAGAGCTGCTGGGGATTAAGACTTCTGGGCGCGATGACAGTCATTCGGATGGGGAACACCATCCCTACGAACCGACGGATTACTGCGTCCTTGAACGGTTGGCCAACAGCGGCCTGATCCGCAAAAAGAATACCCTCATCGATTACGGCAGCGGCAAGGGAAGGGTGAGTATTTTCCTGGCTTACCAGACGGGCTGCCATTCTCTCGGCATCGAATACGACGAACGGCTCTGGCAGAAAGCAATGCTCAACGCCAAGAGCCCGGCGGCACGGCAGCGCGTCTCCTTCGTCCTGGCCGATGCGGCGGCCTATGAGATCCCCGATGAAGCAGACTGCTGCTTTTTCTTCAATCCTTTCGCCCTGCACACGCTGAAGCGGGTCCTCGGGAAAATCTTCGACTCTCTCGAACGCAAACCGCGGCCGCTGCGCCTCTTTTTCTACTATCCCTATGAAGATACGGAGCACTTCCTCAACCAGCACCTGCGCCTCATCGCCGAAGAGCCCATCGACTGCCGCGATCTCTTTGACGGTGACGACGAAAAAGAAAAGATATTAGTTTATCAGGTACGGAGTTTTTTATAA
- a CDS encoding beta strand repeat-containing protein, translating to MDQSYSGAAPEDIRYIHYDKASTALGYQATANQPGTIAFGHDAGDESGYTYEWETLTDEKGNPKQNEIDGTTNDYTKAPKIKKKAPYTSAYYNRLVKVADGQDDHDVVVMEQLKQYAEKDAGNIGTNLTADTVYRKNDDGSIKVDSNGNPLVDEDATKKALTEAQTANENAWSTAIGTGKIADPNAADKKTNGSQQLVTGGTVYTEVRPKDGTYVHTASTTAANLSALDKQVAANTDALTKPNHNIKYYSVKVGPSLGFDQYTNENNNGAQGTASLAAGNVTHTDGVASTVVGSYSAVFGTGLQGAAAVSYGTVNVNNNTDTTKAYSGVANSIVGQANMTTNSNAAIIYGAGNTVTDSYRDIDKDKAEAISNSTGNAEQLKNALQDAVPTSGAQVMVMGGANSVDKAYMTQVTGVGNKVTGQDSTYAEETSTQYNYVDGFQNELTNGKHDYIIGSNNKVSGDSVDNNQSNIVIGDNHKLTNQKNNVIIGSSDKEQEMTASNAVSIGHNAKTGGDAVAIGEKAKALNQGIAVGANASAGYGQNMALGYYASVASGVNNSTALGYGSQITKRDILPTDGNDGVVSVGKAVGQSGEKGITRRIINVKAGVKDTDAVNVSQLKSAQTDLTDKGLTFAANSGTAYKAKLGDTVTIQGTEKKDGHEYTADNLTTEIDENGNIKILMDKDMSVEKIAVNGKDGENGAPGTPGSIGISGQDGQSSVGIDGKDGISIKGRDGKDGVTMKAVDGENGTEGHIGLTGPAGTNGINGANGQPGTSIDITVKNGYDGTDGKDGVKGEKGVDGTSLTRIVYKDGAGEHQVATMEDGLKFKGDDTTVINKKLNNTLDIIGGAKGDLTEGNIGVKSDSGKLKVQLAKDLTGITSISNQKTEGGKTTGAKITLGDDDSVDVNGGKITHVGSGADASGNYTTTTNAANIGDVQKIVKDAVDSAADTTNKALAGKANVDASNIGANLKGEDGKTPATEAEKTKNENAWGSAIGTGKIEANNGQLVTGKTVYEYNKPVAEDGKTLNYVSEGKTTGQNLGALDAQVKNNADAIKKNSESIQNITNNVKNLSDNAVQYDEDSNKTTVTLGGDGGTTITNVKGGTLSDSSTDAVNGKQLYDEQQAREKADAEINQKVTNNTNDITNIKNGNFTDASKTAIHNIAKNAVKVVDGKNTTVTTVDGTDTTPTTYAVNVEGTGKVAADNTGLISGDTLYKEVHVDKDGSYIKGSQTVGQNLSALDSGLKTTSDLIHTNTTGDTIQIGGNSTATKIDVNGKDGKGRVITGVVSDANDPNSAANVGYVNGLTAANTQQIYRDMNNAYSRLDTNINRAAAGSNALAALHPLDFDPADKASFAVGYGHYRNANAAAVGAFYQPNANTMVNMGISLGNGDPGFNAGVSLKIGKGSAYNGVSKAEMAQTIHDQATEISAIKADDAAKDKRIDALEKENQEMKKQIQEILARLNG from the coding sequence ATGGATCAATCATATTCAGGTGCCGCTCCTGAAGATATCAGGTATATTCATTATGACAAAGCTTCAACGGCTTTGGGATATCAAGCTACAGCTAATCAGCCTGGAACAATAGCTTTTGGTCATGATGCTGGTGATGAATCCGGTTATACCTATGAATGGGAAACCCTGACCGATGAAAAAGGCAATCCGAAACAAAATGAGATTGATGGAACAACTAATGATTATACAAAGGCGCCTAAAATAAAGAAGAAAGCTCCTTATACCTCTGCTTACTACAACCGCCTTGTCAAAGTCGCCGACGGCCAGGATGACCACGATGTCGTCGTCATGGAACAGCTGAAGCAGTATGCTGAAAAAGATGCCGGCAATATCGGTACAAATCTGACTGCCGATACGGTATATCGGAAGAATGACGATGGCTCCATTAAAGTTGATTCCAACGGCAATCCGCTTGTTGATGAGGATGCTACAAAGAAGGCTCTTACTGAAGCCCAGACAGCCAACGAAAATGCCTGGAGCACAGCTATCGGCACTGGCAAGATTGCTGATCCGAATGCAGCGGATAAAAAGACCAATGGTTCTCAGCAGCTGGTAACCGGCGGCACGGTGTATACAGAAGTTCGTCCAAAAGACGGTACCTATGTACATACAGCTAGCACAACAGCTGCTAACTTGAGTGCACTTGATAAGCAGGTCGCTGCCAATACGGATGCACTGACAAAGCCGAACCATAACATCAAATACTATTCAGTAAAGGTAGGTCCTTCTTTAGGATTTGATCAATACACAAATGAAAATAATAATGGCGCGCAAGGAACAGCTAGTCTGGCAGCCGGCAATGTGACACATACAGATGGAGTCGCATCAACTGTGGTTGGCTCGTATTCTGCTGTTTTCGGAACTGGTCTCCAAGGCGCTGCAGCCGTATCTTATGGTACTGTCAATGTAAATAACAACACGGACACCACAAAGGCATATAGCGGTGTAGCCAACAGTATCGTGGGTCAGGCCAATATGACTACGAACTCCAATGCAGCAATCATCTATGGCGCAGGCAACACAGTCACTGATTCCTATCGTGACATCGATAAAGATAAGGCAGAAGCAATATCAAATTCAACCGGGAACGCTGAACAGCTGAAAAATGCTTTGCAGGATGCAGTTCCGACCAGCGGTGCTCAGGTCATGGTTATGGGCGGCGCCAACTCCGTTGACAAAGCCTATATGACGCAGGTCACCGGTGTCGGCAACAAAGTAACCGGTCAGGATAGCACCTACGCAGAAGAAACATCAACACAGTACAACTATGTTGACGGCTTCCAGAACGAATTGACTAATGGCAAGCATGACTATATCATTGGCTCGAACAACAAGGTCAGCGGTGACAGTGTAGACAACAACCAGTCCAACATCGTGATTGGTGATAACCACAAATTGACGAATCAGAAGAACAACGTCATTATCGGCTCGTCTGATAAAGAACAAGAAATGACTGCCTCGAATGCCGTATCTATTGGACATAATGCCAAAACTGGTGGCGATGCTGTAGCAATAGGTGAAAAGGCGAAAGCTCTTAATCAGGGTATCGCTGTTGGTGCGAATGCTTCTGCCGGCTACGGACAGAATATGGCTCTTGGTTACTATGCAAGTGTTGCCAGCGGTGTCAACAATTCCACTGCTCTTGGTTATGGCAGCCAGATTACCAAACGCGATATCCTTCCTACCGATGGCAATGATGGAGTTGTCTCTGTTGGTAAAGCTGTTGGCCAGTCTGGAGAAAAAGGCATTACCCGTCGCATCATCAACGTGAAAGCCGGCGTGAAAGACACTGATGCAGTCAATGTATCTCAGCTGAAATCTGCTCAGACTGATTTGACCGACAAGGGCCTGACCTTTGCCGCCAACTCCGGTACTGCCTATAAGGCTAAGTTAGGTGATACGGTGACGATTCAGGGCACCGAGAAGAAAGACGGCCATGAATACACGGCTGATAACCTGACCACGGAAATTGATGAAAATGGCAACATCAAAATCCTCATGGACAAGGATATGTCCGTGGAAAAGATTGCTGTAAACGGCAAGGATGGAGAAAATGGTGCTCCCGGTACTCCTGGCAGCATCGGCATCAGTGGCCAGGACGGCCAGTCCAGTGTTGGTATTGACGGCAAAGACGGTATCTCCATCAAAGGCAGAGATGGCAAAGATGGTGTGACCATGAAAGCTGTCGATGGTGAAAATGGTACAGAAGGCCATATCGGCTTGACAGGCCCTGCTGGCACCAATGGCATAAATGGTGCAAATGGACAGCCGGGAACTTCCATTGATATCACCGTCAAGAACGGCTATGATGGAACAGATGGCAAGGATGGTGTCAAAGGTGAAAAAGGTGTCGATGGTACAAGCTTGACACGTATCGTCTACAAAGATGGTGCTGGTGAACATCAGGTAGCTACCATGGAAGACGGCCTGAAATTCAAGGGTGATGATACGACTGTCATTAACAAGAAGCTCAACAACACTCTCGATATCATCGGCGGTGCGAAGGGCGACCTGACAGAAGGCAACATCGGCGTCAAGAGCGACAGCGGCAAGCTGAAAGTCCAGCTGGCAAAAGATCTGACGGGTATCACATCCATCAGCAACCAGAAGACCGAAGGCGGCAAGACCACCGGTGCCAAGATTACCCTTGGCGATGATGACAGTGTTGATGTCAACGGTGGCAAGATCACCCATGTAGGCAGTGGTGCAGATGCATCCGGCAACTACACAACTACAACGAATGCTGCTAACATCGGTGATGTACAGAAAATTGTCAAAGATGCTGTTGATAGTGCAGCTGATACTACCAACAAGGCATTGGCAGGCAAAGCCAATGTCGATGCATCCAACATCGGTGCTAATCTGAAAGGTGAAGATGGCAAGACTCCGGCAACCGAAGCAGAAAAGACCAAGAATGAAAATGCTTGGGGCAGTGCTATCGGTACTGGCAAAATCGAAGCCAATAATGGCCAACTGGTTACCGGCAAGACTGTCTATGAGTACAACAAGCCTGTTGCAGAGGATGGCAAGACGCTGAATTATGTTTCTGAAGGTAAAACAACCGGTCAGAACTTAGGTGCCCTCGATGCACAGGTCAAGAACAATGCTGATGCCATCAAGAAAAACAGCGAATCCATTCAGAATATTACCAATAACGTGAAGAACCTCAGTGACAATGCAGTTCAGTATGATGAAGACTCCAATAAGACAACAGTCACGCTGGGCGGTGACGGCGGTACGACCATCACCAACGTCAAGGGTGGTACTCTGAGCGATAGCAGCACGGATGCCGTCAATGGTAAACAGCTGTATGATGAACAGCAGGCCCGTGAAAAGGCAGATGCAGAAATTAATCAGAAAGTGACGAACAATACCAACGATATTACCAACATCAAGAATGGCAACTTCACGGATGCCAGCAAGACGGCTATCCATAATATCGCTAAGAATGCTGTCAAAGTTGTCGATGGCAAGAATACGACGGTCACTACGGTCGATGGCACGGATACGACTCCGACGACCTACGCCGTCAATGTCGAAGGCACGGGCAAGGTCGCTGCTGACAATACGGGCTTGATTTCCGGTGATACGCTCTACAAAGAAGTTCATGTGGACAAGGATGGCTCTTACATCAAGGGCAGCCAAACTGTCGGCCAGAACCTGTCTGCTCTGGATTCCGGTCTTAAGACGACGAGCGACCTCATCCACACGAACACTACAGGTGACACCATCCAGATTGGTGGCAATAGCACGGCTACGAAGATTGATGTCAATGGCAAGGATGGCAAGGGCCGCGTCATTACCGGTGTTGTCAGCGATGCTAACGACCCGAACAGTGCGGCTAACGTCGGATACGTCAACGGCCTAACTGCCGCCAACACGCAGCAGATTTACCGCGATATGAACAATGCGTACAGCCGTCTGGATACGAACATCAACAGAGCGGCAGCCGGCAGCAATGCTTTGGCAGCGCTCCATCCGCTTGATTTCGACCCGGCTGATAAAGCAAGCTTCGCTGTCGGTTATGGTCATTACCGTAACGCCAATGCAGCCGCTGTCGGTGCCTTCTACCAGCCGAATGCCAATACCATGGTCAACATGGGCATTTCTCTTGGCAACGGCGACCCGGGCTTCAATGCCGGTGTCTCCCTCAAGATTGGCAAAGGCTCCGCATACAACGGCGTCAGCAAGGCTGAAATGGCACAGACCATCCACGACCAGGCTACGGAAATCTCGGCTATCAAAGCTGACGATGCTGCTAAGGATAAACGAATCGATGCCTTGGAAAAAGAAAACCAGGAAATGAAGAAACAGATTCAGGAAATCCTGGCTCGCCTGAATGGATAA
- a CDS encoding DUF2180 family protein, with amino-acid sequence MKCYNHPERDAVGTCVDCGKGLCQEYMDLWTIPVCADCNLKRWQATKHEVFKEFAITAVFAIIGLVFAFQGYNGLFNAIAVIWMMAGVYPGWKMLTRITPNVFLILPLIGWVLYFFIKFFIAMLIGWICLPIRLFKNIRTLKEAKKIEMAIASLK; translated from the coding sequence ATGAAATGTTATAATCATCCGGAGCGGGATGCTGTAGGGACCTGTGTGGATTGTGGAAAAGGGTTGTGCCAGGAATATATGGATTTATGGACTATACCTGTTTGTGCTGACTGTAATTTGAAACGCTGGCAGGCCACGAAACATGAGGTTTTCAAGGAGTTTGCCATTACAGCGGTCTTCGCCATCATCGGCCTTGTCTTTGCTTTCCAGGGATATAATGGGCTGTTCAACGCCATCGCAGTCATTTGGATGATGGCCGGCGTTTATCCTGGCTGGAAAATGCTGACTCGGATTACGCCGAATGTTTTCCTGATATTGCCGCTTATCGGTTGGGTCTTATATTTTTTCATCAAATTCTTTATCGCCATGCTGATTGGCTGGATTTGCCTGCCTATTCGGTTGTTCAAGAATATACGGACCTTGAAAGAGGCTAAAAAAATAGAGATGGCAATTGCTTCATTGAAATAA
- a CDS encoding RNA 2'-phosphotransferase, with product MDLTRISRYLSLILRHKPWVAGVTLDRHGWADVEELLAGVSRKYPINKEILEEIVRTDNKQRYSFNDEKTKIRANQGHSIPVDVELPVVTPPPILYHGTGEKYTASIERQGLLPKSRLYVHLSGDAVTARKVGQRHGKPVIYTVASGKMVKEGFTFYRSVNGVWLTKKVPSRFLTRYAAPDSDHEGR from the coding sequence ATGGATTTAACGCGTATCAGCCGCTACCTCAGCCTCATCCTGCGCCATAAGCCCTGGGTGGCCGGCGTGACTTTGGACCGGCACGGCTGGGCCGATGTGGAAGAACTGCTGGCCGGCGTCAGCAGGAAGTATCCTATCAATAAAGAAATCTTGGAAGAAATCGTGCGCACAGACAACAAGCAGCGCTATTCCTTCAATGACGAGAAGACGAAGATCCGGGCCAATCAGGGCCATTCCATTCCCGTCGACGTCGAGCTGCCCGTGGTCACGCCGCCGCCCATCCTCTATCACGGTACGGGCGAGAAATACACGGCCTCTATCGAGCGCCAGGGCCTGCTGCCCAAGAGCCGCCTCTACGTCCACCTTTCGGGCGATGCCGTGACGGCCCGAAAGGTCGGCCAGCGCCACGGCAAACCTGTCATCTACACCGTCGCCAGCGGTAAAATGGTAAAAGAAGGCTTCACTTTCTACCGTTCCGTCAACGGCGTCTGGCTGACAAAAAAAGTGCCGTCCCGCTTCTTAACGCGGTATGCGGCACCTGATTCTGACCACGAGGGGAGATAA
- a CDS encoding type II toxin-antitoxin system RelB/DinJ family antitoxin — protein sequence MAQTTICIRIDADLKKDFEKFCDSVGMSMSTGINIFIKKSVGEQRIPFEITAKSDTEKE from the coding sequence ATGGCACAGACAACGATTTGTATCCGTATCGACGCGGATTTGAAAAAAGACTTTGAAAAGTTTTGCGATTCCGTAGGCATGAGCATGTCCACAGGGATCAACATCTTCATCAAAAAATCTGTCGGGGAACAACGTATCCCCTTTGAAATCACAGCTAAAAGCGATACGGAAAAAGAATAG
- a CDS encoding AEC family transporter, which produces MLLLEIIEDILPIILLMVLGYFLREKKFIDDGLNKNLAFLVMNIALPSSIFVSVIKTLDLSQLGNLTGPLISGTVILAVLYLISFVLVKVCRVPHGRRGSFINGIVNTNSLFIGMPLNAALFGDQSITYFLVFYVLSLLSIWTVGATLVLNDPSTPDAAAGGARFQPKRLLQAPLVGCVAAFLVLFFDISIPKPLFATLNYLGNMVTGLSLIYIGISLSVAGLASIRFDKDTVVVMLVKFVLSPALTAAVFGIAAGLGGVLPAIASQTFIVQSAVPTIAVLPILATQGKGDVTYAANLVTIGTLLFVIVVPAVMLLIS; this is translated from the coding sequence ATGCTGTTACTGGAAATCATTGAAGACATCCTGCCTATTATATTGCTGATGGTCCTGGGCTATTTTCTGCGTGAGAAAAAATTCATCGATGACGGTTTAAACAAGAACCTCGCCTTTTTAGTCATGAACATCGCCCTGCCGTCGTCCATCTTCGTTTCGGTAATCAAGACCCTCGACCTTTCCCAACTGGGCAACCTGACCGGGCCTCTCATTTCCGGGACGGTGATACTGGCCGTCCTCTATCTCATCAGCTTCGTTCTGGTAAAAGTCTGCCGTGTCCCGCACGGCCGCCGGGGCAGCTTCATCAACGGCATCGTCAATACGAACAGCCTTTTCATCGGCATGCCCCTGAACGCGGCTCTGTTTGGCGACCAGTCGATTACGTATTTCCTCGTCTTCTATGTACTGAGCCTGCTTTCTATCTGGACGGTTGGCGCCACTTTGGTGCTCAATGATCCGAGCACGCCGGACGCTGCGGCCGGGGGAGCCCGCTTCCAGCCGAAACGGCTGCTGCAGGCGCCGCTGGTCGGCTGCGTCGCTGCCTTTCTCGTCCTCTTCTTCGACATTTCGATTCCTAAGCCCCTCTTTGCGACGCTGAACTATCTCGGCAATATGGTGACCGGCCTGTCACTCATTTATATCGGCATCAGCCTCTCCGTCGCCGGCCTTGCCAGCATCCGCTTCGATAAGGATACGGTCGTGGTCATGCTCGTCAAATTCGTCCTCAGTCCGGCCCTGACCGCTGCCGTCTTCGGAATCGCCGCCGGCCTTGGCGGCGTCCTGCCGGCCATTGCTAGCCAGACCTTCATCGTCCAGAGCGCCGTGCCGACCATCGCTGTCCTGCCGATTCTGGCGACCCAGGGCAAGGGCGACGTCACCTATGCGGCCAACTTAGTCACCATCGGCACGCTGCTCTTCGTCATCGTCGTCCCGGCAGTCATGCTGCTTATCTCTTAA
- a CDS encoding L-lactate dehydrogenase, with amino-acid sequence MSFKKRIVGVIGLGHVGAHVAFNLGVLGIADEVKLCDVNHDKLVSERQDFMDAVMFMPHRVNYTIASYEELADCDVIVNAIGDIKLCASGNRDDEMHFTVPQVADYIPKVMAGGFKGIIINITNPCDVITDLIAKKSGLPKGHVFGTGTGLDSSRLVSAISQQTGLDHHSFSAYMMGEHGNSQIVPWSLIHFGGKPLAELEENPNYVFDKDKVQEQTIKAGWVTYSGKGCTEYGISMTGATMVRAVLRDERKIMAASAPLDGEYSEKGIFCGVPSVIGANGIEEVIEYNLPDDELKKFKACCATIRQNIANAEAFWKK; translated from the coding sequence ATGAGTTTCAAAAAACGTATCGTCGGTGTCATCGGTCTGGGCCATGTCGGTGCCCATGTGGCCTTCAACTTGGGGGTCTTAGGCATTGCCGACGAAGTCAAGCTCTGTGATGTTAACCATGATAAACTGGTCAGCGAACGGCAGGACTTCATGGACGCCGTTATGTTTATGCCTCATCGTGTCAACTATACCATTGCCAGCTATGAAGAACTGGCGGACTGCGACGTCATCGTCAATGCCATCGGCGACATCAAGCTCTGCGCTTCGGGCAACCGTGACGATGAAATGCATTTCACGGTACCTCAGGTAGCCGACTACATCCCGAAAGTTATGGCCGGCGGCTTCAAGGGCATCATCATCAACATCACCAATCCCTGCGACGTCATTACAGACCTCATCGCCAAGAAGAGCGGCCTGCCCAAGGGGCACGTTTTCGGTACGGGCACAGGTCTCGACAGCTCGCGTCTGGTCAGCGCCATTTCCCAGCAGACCGGCCTGGACCACCATTCCTTCTCGGCCTACATGATGGGCGAACACGGCAATTCCCAGATCGTCCCCTGGTCGCTGATCCACTTTGGTGGCAAGCCCTTGGCTGAATTGGAAGAAAATCCGAACTACGTCTTCGATAAAGACAAAGTCCAGGAACAGACCATCAAAGCCGGCTGGGTCACGTACTCCGGCAAGGGCTGCACGGAATACGGCATCAGCATGACCGGTGCCACCATGGTCCGCGCCGTCCTGCGTGATGAACGGAAAATCATGGCCGCCAGCGCTCCTTTGGACGGTGAATACAGCGAAAAGGGCATCTTCTGCGGTGTCCCGTCGGTCATCGGCGCCAACGGCATCGAAGAAGTCATCGAATACAACTTGCCTGACGACGAACTGAAAAAATTTAAAGCCTGCTGCGCGACGATTCGTCAGAACATCGCCAACGCAGAGGCTTTTTGGAAGAAATAG
- a CDS encoding DUF739 family protein — protein sequence MKQRNVTYNYSALQDLMNSHSLTISVLAQKISISPESLTKKLNSQSEFTQDEIRKIVSLLRIPPEKITLYFFTIL from the coding sequence ATGAAACAAAGAAATGTCACCTACAATTACAGCGCCTTACAAGACCTCATGAACAGCCATTCACTAACAATTTCAGTATTGGCCCAAAAAATCTCCATCAGTCCCGAATCACTTACCAAGAAACTGAACTCTCAAAGTGAATTCACACAAGACGAAATCCGAAAAATCGTGTCCCTACTCCGCATCCCTCCAGAAAAGATAACTCTCTATTTTTTCACAATTCTATAA